The genomic segment TGGCGACAGCCGCACGGCCCTGCATGCGCTGGAACTGGCTGTCCTGACTACTGACCGGGACCAGGACGGCTTCATCCACATTGACCTGCATGTTGCCGAAGAATCGATTCAGGAAAAAGTGCTGCAATATGACAAAAAAGGAGACAATCATTACGACACCGTCTCGGCGTTTATTAAAAGCATGCGCGGGTCGGATCCTGATGCAACGCTCTACTGGCTCGCCAAAATGATTGCGGCAGGTGAAGACCCGAAGTTTATCGCCCGCCGGATCTTTATCCATGCTGCGGAGGACGTCGGCCTGGCCGATCCAAATGCCCTGCTCATTGCCCATGCTGCTGTAAAGGCGGTAACCTTTATCGGACTGCCGGAAGCGCGGATTCCGCTCGCCGAAGCGGCACTCTATATTGCCACAGCTCCGAAAAGCAATGCGGCAGTGGTCGGCATTGATCAGGCACTGGACACGGTGAAAAATGAGAAAACCGGTGAGGTGCCCATACACCTGCGTGATGCCCATTATAAAGGGGCGGCAAAGCTTGGCCATGGAAAAGGCTATTTGTATCCTCATGACTTTGAAGGCGGCTACGTCCCGCAGGATTATCTGCCGGAGCACCTGCGGAACAAACATTTCTATCACCCCAGCCCGCGGGGATATGAGCGCACGATTAATAAACGGCTGGACTATTTCGCACGGCGTGATCACGATCAAAAATAAAAATAACCCGATTCCCGCTGTGTATAAAAATCTCTCACCTTGTCAATCCTTTTTAATAAAACAGCAAGAATGCAAGAAGGAGAGAATGCCATGACAAAAGTGAGACAGGATGCCTGGTCACATGAAGATGATCTGCTTCTGGCAGAAACCGTCCTGCGCCATATCCGGGAGGGAAGCACGCAGCTTGACGCCTTTGAAGAAGTCGGTGATAAACTGAACCGCACGGGCGCCGCCTGCGGCTTTCGCTGGAATGCGATTGTCCGGAGAAAATACGAACAGGCAATAGAAATAGCGAAAAAACAACGCAAACAGAAAAAACGTGCAGAGCAGGGTGCACGGTCACTCCGCCCTGCCCCTGCCTTTCCGGTCATGGAAACGGCTTATCTGCCGGATCCGACCGAGATTCAGCAGCTGCCACCTGCAGAACATGTTGAGGAAAACCCAACTTATGAAAACACAGCGACTTTAAAAACCGGATTGGGTCTATCTGAAGTCATCGCCTACCTGCAGACGCTGCAGCAGGGCAAAACTTCAGACGGCCGTCTGGAACGGGAGAACAGCGCATTGAAGCAGGAAAATGCCAGGCTTCAGCAACGTATCGAAGAACTGGAAAAAGAGGTTGAAACCCTGCAAAGCCGTCAGCAGACCGTTGAAGACGACTACCAGGCACTGATCGGCATCATGGACCGTGCCAGGAAAATGGTTGCTTTTCAGGATCAGGAAGATCATCAGGGTGCAACCTTTAAAATGGATCAGAATGGCAATCTGGAAAAGATCGCGAAGTAATCATGTATATTAAGCTGAAAGAAGGTAAATAACCCTCTTTCAGCTTTTTTTACAATTATTGAGGAGTTTAATTATATTCTGTTTCTTCTGCCGATTCATCGATTTGATTCAGTCCACTGTTCCAGTCAGAAATTTTATGAATAATAATTTTACCATTAGCACTGGTTTTTAATGTTATATCGTGACTTACAACCAGTCCATTATTAAATTGAACTTCTACTTTATTACTGTGCAGATCAACATCATGGTTAACAAAAACTGTGTTATTAAACTGTAATATCTGACCCCAGCCACTACTGTCATTTTTTCTTATTAAATTGTTGCCAACATAAACATATCCGTCCCACGTCGATCCACCTTCATAATTGAAATCCTGTTTTATTACAGTATCCCCTTTTACATGAACGTTTCCACTAATATTTGCAGTCTGATTAATAAAGACATTACGATTAAAATTAATATTACCGGATAAATTCGCGTCATTCTTAATATAAACGTCCCCGCATACCGTAATATTTCCGGATAAATTTACAGTTCCATCTATATAAAGATCACCTTTAATCGTAATATTTCCTGAACCATTGAAATCACCATGTACCATGACATTCTTGTCAAAAACCACATTGTGAGAAATATTGACCGTGTTTACAAAATTTATGTTGTCTGTACAGTGGCTAATACTTTGTGAGGCCTCATTTTTTCTAATGGCATCAGGTAACGGTTCAGCCGATGGCAGGCGAATACGTTTAAAATATTGTTTTATTGAATCGAAATCAACGGATTCATTCGTTGCATCCGGAGGCCCAATTTCGACGTTCTTACCGCGTTTTATCGAACCTCCATAGATCAAACTTTTCCCATTGATTTGATTATCACTGTTGCTGTCTTCAGCAAACAGTATTTTATTCTGAGTGATTACCCGCTGTTCCCCATTTACTCTTCCTGTACTGGTAATTGCAATACGCTTCGTTTGTTTATTCATTTCTGCATCAACACTATAAGAGTAAGGAAACGAGTCATCAGAAGAAACTGACAGATTTTCAATTAAATTCACTTTATCATCAAATTGAATATTCTCACTGATGATGCGCTTAACTTTCCAATTAAATTCCTTCAAACCCATCTCTGCAGCATTGGTTGCCTGTGTGCGGCTAATTTCTTTATTTATCTGTTTGGTGTGGCTGAATGAGACAGTGATCAACAGGAGACCCATAATCGTAAAAAGCGTGGTGACAAGAAGGACGACAAGTAAAACAGATCCTTTTTGCTGTCTGAACCATTTATCAGTCATTTTCAGAGTTCTCCCCCTCACTTTTTCCTGCCCACGGGAAATAGATTGTCGTATGAATACCATAACTCATTTCATTTTTAGAGACGGTATAGTCAAGTCTCAACTCAGAAGTCTCTTTATTTATTTCTATTTCCAATGGTGTTCCGGTATATGTCAGATTTTTATTTGAGATCGGAATCGGAGGACCTGACTCATTTCCATTCGTGTCCAGATATCGGGTTGTGATTACACCTCCGGCAAGTTTAAGTTTAAACGGCTTTTTATCTTTATCATAAAAAGCCTCCGTCAACCGTGTCCGAACCAGATTGGCATCAGCCTGAAGCTCATTCTCGGTTATTGCTCGTGTAGTGGCTTTCTCTCCCGAAAGCCAGATACCAAAAATCAGCGTAAAACAAATGGATGCCAGTGTCAGCACGGCCAGCAGTTCAATTAAGGTGACACCTCTGGAATTGTGGGGCATTTTCCGGTACCTCTCCGTTTCTAATTTGTCGTATAATAGTTATAAAGTTCTATGTAATGATGCTCACGATCATAATACGTACGGACCATGATCATCAGCGGCCTTCCTGGATCAGACTCCGGACTGTCCGGTAATTTTTTGAATGTAAATGTCCGGTAAGCCGAATTTGGCTCCTGTCTGTAATCAATACGGATCCAGCTGTCAGGGACATCCGGATTAAATGGAACTTCTGACGTATTTTGCTCAGGAAGCGGTCCTGCCAGTGTCTCCGACAGCTTCTTCTGAGCCAGCTGCAATGCCGTCTGACGGTCACCGTTCATTGTCGTGAACTGCTGACTCTGGATAAAAACGTAAGCAAATGTGAGAATGACAACACTGAGAAGAGCAATCGAAGCGATAACTTCAATAAGCGTCATTCCATCCTGGTGATGAGCCATTTGACCCATTCCTTTCTGTTTACCTATATACACGTTTTATTTTAAACAGGTTTCTGATAGATTAAAAGAGTTGATTAACTTGGAAAATTAATGATGTTCTTTCGGGAGGATCCATTATGAAGCAGCGCCTACATCGCAGGCTGGGAGAAATCCTCGTAGAATCGGGCCTGATCAGCAGAGATCAGTTAAATAGCACACTGGAGCAGAAAAATGCGTCGCAGAAGCTGGGCAGTGCGCTGATCGAACGCGGGTACATATCGGAGCAGCAGCTCATTGACGTGCTGTCCATGCAACTGAATATGCCGCAGGTTCACCTGAGCAATCTGGTTATTGATCCTGGGACCGCCAATCTGGTCGATCAGGACTTTGCCAGAAGAAGCGAACTGATTCCCTATAAAAAAAGTGATCAGGATCTTTATGTCGCCATGGCAAATCCGCTGGATTACTACGCGATTGAAGATCTGCAGATGATGACCGGTTTCCAGATTCATGTCTCTCTCGCTCTGCCAAGTGAGATTATAAGTACGATTAACCGCGTCTACAACGAAGAAGACTCGGTCAATGAGCTGCTGACCTCAATGAAGTCAAGACAGGTGGAAGAGACCGCTGTGAAGGTTGAAGAAGACGATACGCCGATCATCAAAGTGATCAATAAATGCCTGCTGAGTGCAGTTGAAAATCGGGCCAGCGATGTGCACATTGAGCCGCGCGAATTCAGCGTAGTCGTTCGTTTCCGGATCGACGGCGAGCTCCATACGTACCGCACTTTTCCTAAAGAAATGCTCAGCGTCCTTGTGACCCGAATCAAAGTGATGAGCCAGCTGGATATCACAGAAAAAAGGCTGCCGCAGGACGGACGGGTAAAAGTCAGCATCGGTAAACAGCGGCTGGACCTCCGCGTGTCTACTCTGCCTACACTGTTTGGTGAACGCATCGTCATGCGGCTGCTGAACACGCAGGATCTCCTGCTGAAAATTCCCAACGTCGGGTTCACTGAAGAGCAGGAAACGCTGTTCACGAAAATGATTACCCGGCCGACCGGACTGATTCTGATCACCGGACCGACGGGTTCCGGAAAAACATCGACGTTGTATGCGGCTTTAAATCACCTGAACAGTGAAAGGGAAAACATCATTACCATTGAAGATCCCGTTGAATACCAGATTGAAGGCATTAATCAGATTCAGACCAACGCACCGGTTGGTCTGACATTTGCGAAGGGACTGCGTGCAATCCTCCGTCAGGATCCGAATATCATCATGGTCGGAGAAATCCGTGATTCTGAAACGGCGGAAATCGCCATCCGCGCCAGTCTGACCGGGCATCTGGTCCTGTCAACCCTGCATACAAATGACGTGCCGACCACGATTTACCGTCTGATTGACATGGGTGTAGATCCCTTTCTTGTCGCAGCATCACTGACCGGAGTTGTGGCTCAGCGCCTGGTGCGGCGGATCTGCCATGACTGTGCCAGGGAAACGCAACCTACACCGATTGAACAAGGGCTTTTTAAAAAGGCCGGTATGACCTGTCCGCCCGTCATGATGAAAGGGACCGGCTGCAAATCATGTCATCATACCGGTTACCTCGGACGGACGGCTGTGCATGAAATGCTGGACATAACCAGTCAGATTTCCGAAACCCTGATTAATCACCATACTTTTGGCGACATCCAGAATCTGGTCAAGAATTCAGGAGGTCAATCGATGCTTGAGAATGGACTTCTGAAAGTCAAGAGAGGGATTACAACCGTTGATGAACTGTTAAAAATCATCAGCTGACATTATTTGTCTATTGAGAAAAGATCGGAGCATTTGTTATCATGAAACAATCATTAAAAGAATGGTTAATTGAAGCCTGCTCACGTCGGGCCTCAGATCTGCATGTTTCCGTCGGTATTCCGCCGACTATCCGTCTCAATGGAGAACTGGTTTCACTCGATCTGCCGCCGGTCACACCGTCGGACACCGAATCTGCTGTTCAGAGTCTTCTTGCAGACGATCAGTATCACAAGCTCAGTAAATATGGCGAACTTGACTTTTCCTGCAGTATTCCCGGTCTCTCACGTTTTCGTGTCAATGCGTTCCGCCAGCGTAACTGTTACAGTCTGGCATTTCGGGTGATTCCGCAGCATGTACCGGATCTTACATCTCTTCAGCTCCCGGAAGTCCTCGCGTCACTGTGCCACAGGCCGCACGGACTCTTCCTTGTGACAGGCCCGACAGGAAGCGGGAAATCCACAACACTGGCCGCTCTGGTTGACGATATGAACAAAAACATGCGACGGCATATTATTACCCTGGAGGATCCCATCGAATATTTGCACCGGCATAACAAGTGCATCATCCAGCAACGGGAAATTGGAAACGACACGCAATCATTCTCCAAGGGCCTTCGGTCAGCCCTGCGCGAGGATCCGGATGTGATTCTGGTGGGTGAAATGCGCGACCTTGAAACCATCCGTACGGCACTGACAGCAGCGGAAACCGGACACTTGGTCCTTGCGACGCTCCATACAAATGATGCGATTTCAACGGTTGACCGCATTATCGATGTCTTTCCGCCGGATCAGCAGGGACAGATACGGATTCAGCTGGCAACTGAACTTGTCGCTGTTGTCTCTCAGCACCTCTTTCCGACACCTGATTATTCAGGAAGACGCGTTGCAACGGAAGTGATGATCAATAATAAGGCCATCAGCCACCTGATCCGGGAAAAAAAAATCTATCAGATTCCAAGCGTGATCCAGATGAACCGGTCGGCAGGTATGCAGACCATGGCTTCCTGCATCAAAGACATGCTCGCAAACCGGGCTATTGCCGCCGAATCTGTGGAGAAGTTCTTACTGAAGGAGTAATGGAACATGCCAGTATTTGACTTCATCGCGACGAAGGAAAATGGAAAGACGAAGCGGGGCCGCCTGACTGCAGGAAGCAGGCAGGAAGCACTCGTACAGATTGTCCATCAGGGACTGACCATTCGCTCGGTCAGAGAACACGCTGATTCCATCTGGTACAGGGATCTGTCACTCGGTTCCCGGGTCAGACTGCAGGAAAAGGTGATTTTTCTCCGCCAGTTTGCAACCATCATAAAGGCCGGTGTGACCGTTGCCGATGCGCTGGAGATTCTCCAGGATCAGGAAGAGAAAAACAAGTATTTCAAATCCGTCATTCAGCAAATGGCCTCTGACCTCCGGGAAGGCCGGACCCTGTCTCAGGCCTTTGAAAATCAAAAAAAAGTTTTCAGTCCGATGATCATTCATATGATTCGTGCCGGCGAAGGCAGCGGCCGGCTGGAGGAAAGCCTGGATCATCTGGCCGTCTACTACGAACGCCAGCATCAGTCGCGTCAGAAACTCTCAACAGCGATGGTTTATCCGGTCTTCGTCATGCTGATGTCCGTCGGCGTCGTGATTTTTCTTCTGACCACGATCATACCGATGTTCCAGTCGATGTTTGCCGGACTCGGCGCTCAGGTACCGGCGATTACCCGAATCATTCTTTCCATGAGTAACGGGATAAGAGTCTTTTGGCCCGTGCTTATCTTAGTATCTGCAGGCATTTTTTTACTTTTTTTCCTGTTAAAACGAAATAAATCTAGTAAAATACGACTAGACCGTGCTATACTTAGTGTGCCATTAGTCGGATCTTTGATTTATAAAAATGAGCTGTCCCGCCTGCTGTGGATGCTTGCCCTGCTGCTGTCCAGTTCCGTTCCGGTTATTGACGCGCTGCGTTCGATTGAAAACATCACGTCGAACCTGGCGATCCGGAGGGCCATACATAATGTTGCACAGGCACTTGACTTCGGCCAGCCGCTGTCCGAGGCTTTCAGAAACGAAAGGGTTTTTCCTTCAATCGTCTACCATATGACTGCGATCGGCGAACAGACCGGGATGCTGGATCAGATGCTGAACCACGTGGCCCATTATTATGAGAACGACGTGCAGCAGATGACTGAGCGATTGAAGGCATTGATGGAACCGGCTGTCATGGTATTTCTGGCCGTCATCGTTGGTTTTATTGTTATGGCTATTGTGATACCGATGTTTCAGATTTATCAAAATTTTTGATGAGGGAGAGGAAAAAATGTTAAAAAAACTTAGAGCAAAGTCTAAAGATCAGAAAGGGTTTACCCTTGTCGAGCTGCTGGCTGTCATTGTGATTCTTGCTATCATTGCTGCAATTGCAGTGCCAATCATTACGAATGTTATCAGTGGGCAGCGCGAGAAAGCGAATTATCAGGATGCATTAAATATCATTCATGCCGCAAAACTTTATAATGCTGAAAATCCAGATGACAATTCCCTTACTTACGATGATTTAAAAAAGTATCTGGGCCATGCAAGAGATACTTCTTTTACAGTTTCCGTTACTGACGGCGAATATTCAATTACCGGCCATGCCGGTGTGACTGATGGATCAACAGAACAAGAAATTGTTGCTAAATCTGGTGAAGAAGAGCCGGAATCAACTACTGAATGATTAGGATGTTTATAAAGCTATGTGGATAAGTTTTATTTTTGAAATTTATATCACAATACTTGGTCTTGTCCTCGGTTCTTTTTACAATGTCGTTGGTCTTCGGGTTGCCGAAGGTCAATCGATTATATCGCCGCCTTCACACTGTCCGTCGTGCGGGCGGCGTTTGACTATCCGCGATCTGGTACCGGTCTTTTCCTATATTTTTCTGCGCGGACGGTGCCGGACATGCCATGCGAAGATCTCACCGATCTATCCGGCCATTGAGGCAGCGACAGGTCTGCTGTTCCTGTTCAGCTTCATACAGGCAGCAACGATTGAAGAAATGCTTGCGGGCTGGCTGCTCTCTTCCCTGCTGATGATCGTTCTTGTGACCGACCTGTCGCACATGATCATCCCGGATAAAATTCTGCTGTTCTTTTTCATTCTCTTTAGTGTGTTTCGGAGTGCCTTTCCTGCCACCCCGTGGTGGGATCCCCTGGCCGGTGCCGCAGCCGGATTTGTTCTATTGGCACTGATTGCGCTCATCAGCGGCGGCGGAATGGGCGGCGGTGATGTAAAACTGTTTGCTGTAATGGGGCTTATCATCGGAATAAAACTGATTGTACTCGGCTTTTTCCTGTCGACCTTTTTCGGTGCGCTGCTCGGCGGCCTCGGTCTTTTGACCGGTCTGGTGAAACGGCGCCAGCCGGTGCCTTTCGTCCCTTTTATCACACTTGGGATGCTGACCGCCTTCTTTTTCGGTGACCAGCTGATCGCAGCCTATCTTGACTTAATCTTTTAACATGGGGAATGATGTCTGATGTTTGGAAATCTGTCACAATGGTTTCAGTCCCATGTCCGTGTTGGTCTTACTTTTGCCGACGACAGTCTGCGGCTTGCTCTCCTTAAAGGCGGCACAGGCCATGTGTCGGCTATCCGGACGCAGGAGACTGCTCTGGAACCCGGAATCATCGTTAATGGAATCCTTAAAAATCAGGAAGCCTGTCAGGCAAAACTGAAGGGGCTGGTCCGCAAGCTTAAGGCGAATAGAAAACAGGTGTGCTTTACAATCCCGGATTCACAGCTGATTGTCCGGCAGTTCGAGCTGCCCGGCGTGATGACCGATCAGGATCTGCGAAACTATTTCTTTATCGAAATGGGCAAAAAGATTCAGCTTCCATTTAAAGACCCGATATTCGACTTCCATGTACTGAACAGAGCAGCGGATGGAACGAACGTCGTCCTCTACGCCGCTCCGGAAACCGTTGTCCGCCAGTATGTGCACGTCCTGCGTTCTGCGGGTCTCGAACCAGTTGCGGCGGAATTTAATGCTATTGGTGTTGACCGCTGGATTCACTATATACATAAAGCAGTGCTTCCGGAACACCGGATGTATGCCCGGCTGGAGAAAGCGACACTCAGTGTATCGATTCTGCACAACGACGTCCCTCTTTTTGCCAGACAGGTTCATCTCGGTACCCGCGGAGCAGATTCAGCAGATGAAGCGGCAGATCTGTACGTTCTGAACGCGGTCACGGAAATTGATCGCATGATGAATTTTTATCAATTTTCCATTCAGAAGGGCAGCGGACAGGTGGCAGCCATCTACCTGCTTAATGAAAAGCGTGAGCAGCGTACATTTGGAAAAGTCCTTTCTGATACGGTTCATATTCCTGTTGAACCTGTGCCCGTCGATGATGAAAAAACGGGGCATTCCATCCAGCTGTCCTTCATTCCTGCCATTGGCTCGGCGATGAAGGAGCTTGTCTCATGATTGATATTAACCTTCTTCCCTACGAAAAACGGACGTCCAGGGCATTCATTCGCTTCATCATGGTCTTCGCTGCGGTCTGTGTGATTGCACTGGCTGCTTTATTCTGGTATGCCTGGCAGCTGAACGGTACACTTCAGGATGTCCATCAGCAGGAGTCGATATGGAAAGCACGCACCCTCAAGGAGCAGGACACTTCCGGGACACCAAATGCTGAACAGGCGGTCAGACAGGTCCGGCAAAGTCAGCCGGACGTTTACCATGCGCTGACTTCCCTGAACCAGCGTCTTCCTGATGGCGGAGCGATCCAGAATGTCACTATTGCATCACATAGGATTACGGTCCAAAGTCTGCTGCCTGATTTCCAGGCTGTTGTCCAATTTACGGATCGACTGCGCCGGCAACCGTTTGAGAATGTTGAAACGACACAGATCAGCCAGACCGGTGATCAGAGTGATACAATGCAGGTTACGCTGACGATGAACATCAGTAAAGAAAAGGATCAAAAACCATGAGACAATCAGCTATTGTCACGTGTGCTGCGCTGCTTCTGGTCTGCATGGGCTTCGGATGGTTTTACTTTACAAAAATCATACCGATGAAACAGGAGATCGCGTTCACACAGCAGAACGTTAAAATGTATCAGGATGAAGCCCTGGCGAGGGCAAAGAAAGAGAATAAGGATACAGTTGTCCATGCAGACCGACTGCCGAAGCAGCCGGAAGTAGAATCCTTCTTCTCTGATTTTCAGCAACTGGCCTCTCGGCATCAGGTCGCTGTCGCAACAATCGCCATGACGGACTCTGATGACAGGCAGAATAATGACCCTTCATCGAATGTGACGGGGCAGTCCGTCCTGAAACAGAACAGGTACATGGTCACGATTACGGCGGGGAAACAATCTGATATTGTTGCTTTTCTGGGCGATCTGGAAAAAATGGAGCGCCTGCACACGCTGAGTGATCTCTCACTCCAAAGCAGTCAGGATAACCATTGGCAGGCTACATTCAATCTGACTTTGTATTCATCAGCAAAATAGCATCCGGGTTTTCTCCCGGTTTATTTTTTGCATTGAAAAAGCAGAACCAGGAAAATATCCCGGTTCTGCTCTTTCTTTTGGATATAGAACATGAGAATCCCGAATGTGCCGTTGTGAAGCCGCAGCTTTGAAACCCGCTCGTGAGCAGGTGGGTGTCCTGTTTCACAGTTTACGGGTCCCTTGTGCGGGCATGCGTGACGAGTGAAAACAACGGACTCCCTATAGTTAGATGTTCGGTCAAAACATATCGACGTTCGACTAACACCTCAGGACGCTGTTCAATTTCTAATCTTAGGTTAGCATAAATGTAGCTGTTTATCAAGCATCTGCTTCCTGCCATTCCTGCCAGATCCTGCCACGGGTTATTTCAGCAGTGTGGCAACGTCCAGATGGAGTTCGGCCAGCTGCGCATCGCTGACTGCACTTGGTGCCTTGGTCAACAGATCCGATGCACTGGCTGTTTTCGGGAAAGCAATGGTATCGCGCAGGCTCGAACATCCGGCAAGCAGCATCACGATCCGGTCAATACCGAGCGCCATACCACCATGAGGCGGAGCGCCATATTCGAATGCTTCCATCAGGAAGCCAAACTGTTTCTCGGCGCGCTCTTTTGTAAATCCGAGTACCTTGAACATTTTCTCCTGCATCTCGTGATTACAGATTCTTTCCGATCCGCTGCCCAGCTCGAAACCGTTCAGTACCATATCGTAGGACTGGGCACGTACGCTGCCCGGATCGCTTTCGATCTTGTCCAGATCCTCAAGAACCGGCATCGTGAACGGGTGGTGCTCAGCCACATATCGGTGCTCTTCCTCACTGTAGGAAAGGAGCGGGAATTCCGTCACCCAGAGGAAGTTGAAAGCCGATTCGTCAATCAAGCCGAGTGTCTTGCCCAGGTGAAGCCGGAGGGCGCCAAGACTTTCGGCCACAATTTTTTTCTTGTCTGCGACAAAGAGCAGCAGGTCACCGGGCTCAGCGTTCGTCCGCTTAA from the Sporolactobacillus sp. Y61 genome contains:
- a CDS encoding RsfA family transcriptional regulator, coding for MTKVRQDAWSHEDDLLLAETVLRHIREGSTQLDAFEEVGDKLNRTGAACGFRWNAIVRRKYEQAIEIAKKQRKQKKRAEQGARSLRPAPAFPVMETAYLPDPTEIQQLPPAEHVEENPTYENTATLKTGLGLSEVIAYLQTLQQGKTSDGRLERENSALKQENARLQQRIEELEKEVETLQSRQQTVEDDYQALIGIMDRARKMVAFQDQEDHQGATFKMDQNGNLEKIAK
- a CDS encoding polymer-forming cytoskeletal protein translates to MTDKWFRQQKGSVLLVVLLVTTLFTIMGLLLITVSFSHTKQINKEISRTQATNAAEMGLKEFNWKVKRIISENIQFDDKVNLIENLSVSSDDSFPYSYSVDAEMNKQTKRIAITSTGRVNGEQRVITQNKILFAEDSNSDNQINGKSLIYGGSIKRGKNVEIGPPDATNESVDFDSIKQYFKRIRLPSAEPLPDAIRKNEASQSISHCTDNINFVNTVNISHNVVFDKNVMVHGDFNGSGNITIKGDLYIDGTVNLSGNITVCGDVYIKNDANLSGNINFNRNVFINQTANISGNVHVKGDTVIKQDFNYEGGSTWDGYVYVGNNLIRKNDSSGWGQILQFNNTVFVNHDVDLHSNKVEVQFNNGLVVSHDITLKTSANGKIIIHKISDWNSGLNQIDESAEETEYN
- a CDS encoding type II secretion system protein, with the protein product MPHNSRGVTLIELLAVLTLASICFTLIFGIWLSGEKATTRAITENELQADANLVRTRLTEAFYDKDKKPFKLKLAGGVITTRYLDTNGNESGPPIPISNKNLTYTGTPLEIEINKETSELRLDYTVSKNEMSYGIHTTIYFPWAGKSEGENSEND
- a CDS encoding prepilin-type N-terminal cleavage/methylation domain-containing protein translates to MAHHQDGMTLIEVIASIALLSVVILTFAYVFIQSQQFTTMNGDRQTALQLAQKKLSETLAGPLPEQNTSEVPFNPDVPDSWIRIDYRQEPNSAYRTFTFKKLPDSPESDPGRPLMIMVRTYYDREHHYIELYNYYTTN
- a CDS encoding GspE/PulE family protein, whose product is MKQRLHRRLGEILVESGLISRDQLNSTLEQKNASQKLGSALIERGYISEQQLIDVLSMQLNMPQVHLSNLVIDPGTANLVDQDFARRSELIPYKKSDQDLYVAMANPLDYYAIEDLQMMTGFQIHVSLALPSEIISTINRVYNEEDSVNELLTSMKSRQVEETAVKVEEDDTPIIKVINKCLLSAVENRASDVHIEPREFSVVVRFRIDGELHTYRTFPKEMLSVLVTRIKVMSQLDITEKRLPQDGRVKVSIGKQRLDLRVSTLPTLFGERIVMRLLNTQDLLLKIPNVGFTEEQETLFTKMITRPTGLILITGPTGSGKTSTLYAALNHLNSERENIITIEDPVEYQIEGINQIQTNAPVGLTFAKGLRAILRQDPNIIMVGEIRDSETAEIAIRASLTGHLVLSTLHTNDVPTTIYRLIDMGVDPFLVAASLTGVVAQRLVRRICHDCARETQPTPIEQGLFKKAGMTCPPVMMKGTGCKSCHHTGYLGRTAVHEMLDITSQISETLINHHTFGDIQNLVKNSGGQSMLENGLLKVKRGITTVDELLKIIS
- a CDS encoding type IV pilus twitching motility protein PilT encodes the protein MKQSLKEWLIEACSRRASDLHVSVGIPPTIRLNGELVSLDLPPVTPSDTESAVQSLLADDQYHKLSKYGELDFSCSIPGLSRFRVNAFRQRNCYSLAFRVIPQHVPDLTSLQLPEVLASLCHRPHGLFLVTGPTGSGKSTTLAALVDDMNKNMRRHIITLEDPIEYLHRHNKCIIQQREIGNDTQSFSKGLRSALREDPDVILVGEMRDLETIRTALTAAETGHLVLATLHTNDAISTVDRIIDVFPPDQQGQIRIQLATELVAVVSQHLFPTPDYSGRRVATEVMINNKAISHLIREKKIYQIPSVIQMNRSAGMQTMASCIKDMLANRAIAAESVEKFLLKE
- a CDS encoding type II secretion system F family protein, whose product is MPVFDFIATKENGKTKRGRLTAGSRQEALVQIVHQGLTIRSVREHADSIWYRDLSLGSRVRLQEKVIFLRQFATIIKAGVTVADALEILQDQEEKNKYFKSVIQQMASDLREGRTLSQAFENQKKVFSPMIIHMIRAGEGSGRLEESLDHLAVYYERQHQSRQKLSTAMVYPVFVMLMSVGVVIFLLTTIIPMFQSMFAGLGAQVPAITRIILSMSNGIRVFWPVLILVSAGIFLLFFLLKRNKSSKIRLDRAILSVPLVGSLIYKNELSRLLWMLALLLSSSVPVIDALRSIENITSNLAIRRAIHNVAQALDFGQPLSEAFRNERVFPSIVYHMTAIGEQTGMLDQMLNHVAHYYENDVQQMTERLKALMEPAVMVFLAVIVGFIVMAIVIPMFQIYQNF
- a CDS encoding prepilin-type N-terminal cleavage/methylation domain-containing protein yields the protein MLKKLRAKSKDQKGFTLVELLAVIVILAIIAAIAVPIITNVISGQREKANYQDALNIIHAAKLYNAENPDDNSLTYDDLKKYLGHARDTSFTVSVTDGEYSITGHAGVTDGSTEQEIVAKSGEEEPESTTE
- a CDS encoding prepilin peptidase, with the protein product MWISFIFEIYITILGLVLGSFYNVVGLRVAEGQSIISPPSHCPSCGRRLTIRDLVPVFSYIFLRGRCRTCHAKISPIYPAIEAATGLLFLFSFIQAATIEEMLAGWLLSSLLMIVLVTDLSHMIIPDKILLFFFILFSVFRSAFPATPWWDPLAGAAAGFVLLALIALISGGGMGGGDVKLFAVMGLIIGIKLIVLGFFLSTFFGALLGGLGLLTGLVKRRQPVPFVPFITLGMLTAFFFGDQLIAAYLDLIF
- the pilM gene encoding pilus assembly protein PilM, translating into MFGNLSQWFQSHVRVGLTFADDSLRLALLKGGTGHVSAIRTQETALEPGIIVNGILKNQEACQAKLKGLVRKLKANRKQVCFTIPDSQLIVRQFELPGVMTDQDLRNYFFIEMGKKIQLPFKDPIFDFHVLNRAADGTNVVLYAAPETVVRQYVHVLRSAGLEPVAAEFNAIGVDRWIHYIHKAVLPEHRMYARLEKATLSVSILHNDVPLFARQVHLGTRGADSADEAADLYVLNAVTEIDRMMNFYQFSIQKGSGQVAAIYLLNEKREQRTFGKVLSDTVHIPVEPVPVDDEKTGHSIQLSFIPAIGSAMKELVS